Genomic DNA from Podospora pseudoanserina strain CBS 124.78 chromosome 4, whole genome shotgun sequence:
ATCCGAACTCCCATTTCCTGGCGCAAACATGGCCCTCACCAACGTCGGTCCAGTAGGCGGCTCCTGCCATCCATGCTTCGTCATCCCCCACTCGGGTTTATGTTGATAGCAAGGCACACACCCGGGCCAGTACGATCCGTTCTCCGGCACCCCTCCACTGACTGGATTTCTATACCCAAACCACATTCTCTGAATTTCTGGCCAAGAAACATacctttccctccctcccataaACCCAACttctctttccccttccatcTCATTCAGCCAGAGATCCGGCGGGTACTGCCTAACCAAGTCtctgggaggaggctgatcCGGCGCGTCCTTGTCTCTCACTTccacacctccccagccttcttTCCAGCTATTCATTGTCCAGTAAAACTCATCAATCGTCAAACTCCACAGCTTCCAGCTCCCATTCTCATCTAGCACCATTTGGTCATGGTACATGCCCCCTCTGATCGTCCCTGCAGTCTTGTCGGTGGCTGGTTGCAGCAGCCTCGCTCTCAAACTCGCTGAACGCCCGTCTTGGGAAACGTGAATCACCGGCTGCGGCCTCCAGTGAAAGGATATAGCAGATCGGGTGGGACGAGCGGACGTGCCGTATGCTTGTGTGCATGCCTCCAGGACTCTCTGACGGGTGTGGTAGAATCCGGCAAACGGTGACTCTTTGTTGGCAtatgggtggtggatggcggCCATGAGCGAGCAGGCGGCACCGTCGATAAAGTCGATATAGAAGCCATaggcgttggagatggatTCTGCGCCTTCGTAGCCATATGACCTAGAAAGGCGACGGGATAGCTCTTCGAGGGAGTCTGCCGTCGCTGTCTGAGCGATAGGCTTGTTGGTACCCCTCGTGGTGTAATCCAGCAACACTGGATCAACAGTACTCGCTGGCATAACTCCCCCGTGCCCCCAACCATCAGAGTAATTCGCCACAACCAACGGTGCGATCGTGACATTGAGAAACTGCCAGATCCCATTCCGCCTGACAAATGAGTTTTGGAAGAAGCTAAACCGCCACGATGCCGTGCCCTTCTCCTGgtccccaaccaacccaatcTCGATCCCTCTCGCAtccgccatcctctccgcaTCCGGCACGTTTTCGTCAACCTCCTGCCGGATCTTGACCACCGTATCAAAAATGAGATGCTCGTTCAGAACCCCCTGcttcaacccctcaccccccatccacctctccaacccctcctttaTCCCCCCCGGCCCCTCAAAAACTCCCACATtatccaccctcaccaccccccaactaTGACTCCCAAAcagctcccccacctccccccacagCCTCCGATCGACATAATACCCCCAAGCATGCTGCAAGTtcctcacctcatcctcatcgttCAAATCCTCTAttctcctctccaacccgACACCCTCCGgtccctccccaaccacacccGCAACCCCCCTCGGAATCGgcacccccgcctcctcggcactATAATGAAACTCAGGCACCAACCCGAGATCCCTTCCCCCAACATtcctccacccaccctcaTAACCCCCCTCGTAAAGCTCATGATACCTCATCACCCCTATCTCCCACCTGCCCTCCTGCGTCACAGAGTACTCATTCTCCcatatcccccccctcatcctcgtgGCCCCCTTCCCGTCCCCCTGAAACCTCCACCCGTTCCACCTCCCTTCCGCCGTCTTGCCATCCACAGCTAGGTTCACCAGCGGTGTGGCGAGAACCATCGTGTCGAGTGATCCAGGCAGGCGGCCGTTCATGTCCCCCGCGTCCGCCTCAAGCCATGTCTTGATCGCCTCAGGACCCTGGATGGAGGTGTTGCCCCAGAGTAGAGTACCCTCGGGAGCGAACAGCGCCGCCATGTCAGCGTAGCGGCCGAACTGGGCTAGCTGCGCAAACGTTGAAGTTACATCCTTGATCTCGCGGAGGGACTCGATGCGAGAGACATTGTGGGCTAATTCCTCGACCGTCACCACGTCACACACGCCAGCCCCGGTGGCCGTCCACAAAAGCAGTCGTGATAGCCTCATGTTTTGGTGGGAATAGGATTGTTCGAGGCGCGGGGTCCCTGGAGGGCCCCCAAGGTGCTCTCGGTCACAATGTCATGTTAAATGGTCGttctcaacaacaccttgaTCAAACACTGGATTCATCTGCCGAGGACAACCCCGCTACCTGGGCCTCTTTATCCCAGAGGACGTCTAAAGCTATATTATGCCTGTATGCTTTTCTCCGCTTGTGCCTATTGGCTAAATAGTGTCCTTGATTCCGATGACCCTCATATCCCCGTCCGCTTCCACCATGGAATCCGTGCAGGTAAGCTTCATGTTGAAATGCGCCTACTAAAGAGTAGCCATGTATTTTATCAAAGCAATGTCGATCCTCCCCAAGCCGTTCCCATCTACTCTTCACATCGAAACCCCCTCATTTCATACATATGTTACACACGGCCCAAAGAAATCCACAATCTCCCTATTGGAGTCGACCTTCACCCAGTCGGGCAAGCCGTCCGGCCACGAGGTCCTGCCAGACtgaacctcctccttcatTTGATTTTCGCGAGTGACCGCCATAGTTTCGTTCGTCGACATGTTCGAGCTTGCTGGCGATTCTTGGTACACAAACATTGGCGAACTGCTAGGGTAGGGTGTATCACCCTCATCAGAGTTCAAGTCCTTGCAGGTGTTTGAAATTTCAAACTTTTTGGCAATGCCTTCAAACAACACCACGTCAGAGGCGCCAGGTCTGAAGGCCGTTGGATTTGTGAAAGGCATTTGAAACCGCGGCCAGGCCGCACCGGGCGTTTTCCGTATGACTGAAGTGTTCGCTGCACAAAGCTCGTCCAGACTGGGCAAGTCGGCCTCATCGTCTGTCTCtgaatggcgaggaggttgtgcGGCTGTACGGACTTCATTTGCTCGTTGGGGCTTGGACTTTGTTATTACATTCTGCTCCGCCTTGATGGTAGCGGAATCGCCTTCATCGTCGGTATAGGATGAAAGATCGATACACTCCAGATCCTCCTCTGTGAACCCGTACGCATTCCAGTCTACTGCGGCAGACCGAACAGGCGGGCGGACGCCTGGTGCCTGTTGAGTGGCACCGGGCCGTGATACCGACTCAATCTTGGGCCGCTTCCTATCGCCCGCAGCTTGAGGGGAAGTCTTAGAACCATCCCaggcctcctcggccgtgCGCTTGACCTTTGGTTTGGGCGGTGCCCGCTTTCGTGGCTTGTCAAGTCCCTCTTTGCAACATCTATGAGTGCATGGCTTGCCCGTCTTTGTGAGAGTCCCACCCGCACAGTTATGATTACACTGCCACTTTCCGCTTGGAAGCTGGACTGGGGGGGATGTATCGGACTCGGGTTGAGAGGAACCCTCTTCCTGTGCCATCTCGACCAACTCATGGATTCCTGGATACTGATCCGCCTGAGCGTCTTTTTGGCCCTCCATCATAAACCTGGGTGCTTGGATAGATTGCGTGGTGAATGATGACTGTGGGCGCAGTGCTAACCGAGCGGCCGCCTGCTCAGCGGCGAGAATGAAGTCAGAATCGTCAATACCACCATCGTCCAGCTCGTCCATTTGATCAGCATCATTGCTGCCATCAATCGTCCGTGGTTGAGTGAACTTGGCTGTCGCTGGCGGAGCCCAGCTCAAGGGCACGGTGGAGAAAGCGGCTTGCTTGGGAAATGCTGAGGCAGGAATGTTGTGTTTCAGTGTCTTGGATATCATCGTCCCAACAATCTCCTCGCAAGTAAAGTGACACACAATGTCGTCATCAACATTTTGGAGACCAACCCAGAACTTCAACTCGTACCCTGTCTCTTTGCTgacctccagcttcctcatGCTGCCTCGCCAAAAGAACGAAAGAGTCCCGCTGGTAGTTTCGGCCAGGAAGTTGATGTCAggtgtcttcttcttccaatAAGGTGGACCGAGTCGATTCAAATACCGTAGGTTAGCCCTAATTTCCACCCCAACGGTGGCGCCTGTTGGCCTAGGTTGAGACTTATGGCTGACTAGCTCCAGATCGAAGCTCAACCGGGGAAACTTTTCAAGAGAGCTCTTGATAGTCATTCCGAAGGGGGTCTGCCGAGCCATCAATCTCTCAATGTCGACGCTGTCCATGTCGGCGAGTTCCAACACTGTCCGGATGCCTTTGCTGGCAAGCTTACGCATCCCAACGGGCCCAATGCTGGGTACCTGGGTCAGTTGTGTCACCCGACCTTCCCATGACTCTGCAGCGAGGGCTCTCGCAAGCTCGAGGGCATTCTTCATGCCAATCGCATCATAGTCGTTTCCTTTGCAGTCAATCACGGCGTGGACAAGGCGGTTGAGTCGCTCAAACACGATTTTGCGCTCCAAGACCAGTTGACGTCGAGCCTTGGCTGCATCGGCCGAGTCGGGGTATTGAACGCTTCCCAAATGGGCCTGAACCATCAAGGAGATCTTGTGCCATGTTTGCGTGACCGCTTCCTTGATTGGATAGACGATGAGGGGGGACTGGTTCATCTCGCGAAACAAAGGCCTCTCGGCGGGCTTGAAACGAAACTCTTTGAACTCGCTGGCTTGTGAAAGGATGGTGAGCTGTGGCCATGGGGTCAGCGCGCCGTGGTCAACATAATTCTGTGAGGCCATGTGGGATCTATACCAGTGCGCCcatcttgacagccttgGGAATCTGCAACAGCATCTTCATTGTGGAAAACTCAACCATATACTTGGACATGGCGCGGCCGTAGTAGGTTGATTTGAATGTCTCGTTGTCAGTAACACACTGGGCCTCTTGCAGTTGCTTAATGTCGCGCTCGCATatctcttccagcttggCGTCGATCTGGCTGGGATTGCAATTACTGCCAGTCAAGTGGTAAAAGCTTGGGTTGCGTCGAAGCCGGACGCTCAAGAACGTGCCGCTAAGCCACTTCTTTGCAGACGCGAGATCGTGGATGGTGCCCAAGCCTATCTCGGAGTTGAGGTGTTCGATCAGGTTGAGATGAAGCGTGCTCTCGAGGATTTCTTGTCCGGACACCATCTTTTCGTACCGTGCCTTGTTGCCGGCCTTGGTCAGGATGATGGCAGTGGCGCTGTCATCAAATTGGGGGCGTCCCGCTCGACCTAGCATTTGCATCACCTCGAGATCAGAGCACTCCTGAAGCTTGTCATCCGCGTAGCCCATTGTTCCTTTCAACACAACTGTGTGGCATGGCAGGTTAATGCCAACGGCCAATGTCGACGTGCAACATATGACACCTAGTTCTCCCTTAAGAAATGACTGCTCAACAGCACCTCGATCTTGAACGTCGAGACCAGCATGGTGGAATGCTACACCCAATTTGACAAGCTCCTGCAGCTCTCGGCTGATGACGGGGATCCGGCCTTTGGGGGCAGGCCACAGCTTCGCATTTGGCCTGGCAGCAGCATATTCGGCCAGCAGACTGGCCGTTGACTCGCAGGATTTCCGTGTGAAGCAAAACACCAGTATGGGCTTCTGTTGAGAGTGCCTGGCAATTAggttggggagtttggaGTCAAGCAGCTTATCAAGGATGAACTCGTTGCCGTTGCACTCGTATCCATAAACGAACTTTTGCAGTTTGACAGGCCTGAACTCTTCACCAAATGTCTCTCGCAGTGCCGGCAGGTGCTGGTTGGTATGGTCCCGGCCAAGCCATTGGGCAATATCATCCGAGTTGGGAACGGTGGCGCTCAGAGCGATAAATCGAACATTGGTTCCAATGGTCTTCATGCGGGAAACGACTGCTTCCAACGTGGCGCCACGGACATCCTTGAGAATATGAACCTCGTCGATGAGGAATAGCTCGACCAGCTGCAGAAGCCTGCGATGGTCTTGCCATTTTCGTGTAATCGAATCCCACTTCTCTGGGGTGGTAACAATGATCGAAGCATCGCCGACGCGCCGCATCTCGGCTTGGGAAGTGTCCCCGGTGAGCTCAGCGCACTTGAGCTTCATGTGGCCAAACTTCTTTTCCCAATCGCGAGCCTTTTCGGCACACAAGGCCTTGGTGGGTGCTTGGTACACAATCTTGAAGTTTTCGTGGCCGCGATCGAGAGCAAGTTTGCAAATTGCCAACTCGAGGATGGCAGTCTTTCCACTACCGGTGGGTGCCGAGACCACCACattgttgttggtcttgTACACTGCCTCGAAGCACTTGGACTGTACTGCGTTGAAAAATTCAAAGGGGAACAGGGCGCGGAACTTGTCTGGCAGGGCCTCTCGTAAGTTGACGAGGCGTATACCGCGAACAACAGGCGCAGTACCCTGCCGTTGAGAGGGAACGTGCTCTCGCGTAGTACTGGGAgttggaaggggttgaaaGTGTGTAATGTCCGGTTGGGTAGCTGTTGTAGTTGCAAACGACGTGTGATACGGTTGCGTGTGGGTAGTTGACCCGGGGGGCGGGCTGTAGTTCGCATGCGACCAACTGCGGGCGGAAGGCTCGAGGACGGGAGAGACTGGGCAGAGTTAGCAGAGTTCCGTATTAACGCCTCCACCATGCTGACCTGAATATGAAGCCAATGGTTGTCGTTGCGATAGGTGGTGGCGAGGCTGCGAGATGTTGTGggctgggtggtgttgcgaTTGAAAGGAGCCAGGAGTGTTTGCGTTTTGGTATGGAGGACTAGCATGTCTCTCTGTCATGTGTGGGGCGGAGTGTCTCGATAAACCGGCAATGATTTGTTGGTATTCGGGGTCTTGTTCAATGGCTTTAAAAGATTAATTAATCAGGGGAGGTCATACTCAACCGCGTCAAGTAACGGCTAGAACGACAAGAATAAGCTAGCTTACCGTAGGCGTCTCCCAGTCGATCATCAAATTGCGTCGGCTGGTTCAAGTAGCGGAACTGGTCCGGGGTCCGGGGATCCATCTCCGAGGCGCAGCGGTGGTTGTGTGAATGACGGGTGTCTCGGGAAGCGTCCTGGGAACGTACACTGTCGTCAGGTACTGGCACAACACGATTGCGTTTCGCAACATGGGGTCTGTTGGGCCTCCATGGCCGCGACATGGTGTGCCAATTGCGTAAGGTATTGAAGTGCCCGGGTGGAAGGTATGACAGAGGCAGAAAGAATTGCAACACGTGTTGAGAGGCGTTTGCAGCTGGACTTGGGCTGTAGAATGCGGATGCGGGATGCCCGAGTATCAAACGATAAGATGGAGATGAACTGGGCTGCCCGGGCATGAGGTGGAAGGAGAACCCCCCCCAAGCCAGTTCGTCTGGTGGTGCTTGCCCATCACGACGGCTCCTTCCCTCACTCCAGGTCCTGCCTCAAGCACGCCCACGCAGGCGGGGAATCGACTCCACCATTCTACACCTTCCGTCACCCGGGAAATCTGCCTGGCTGCCTGAAATGACAAGTCATGTACGGAAAGAGCCTGGAAGGTGCCATACCAGGTACCTAAGAGATGAATTCATGTCTATTCGTGCTGGTGAGGTTAGGTACATGGTCTTTCCAACAATGCTTGCAGCCACCTGTGGGTATCCAAATCCTGCTGCCTCTTTTCCAATCTTCCAAATGTCACGTTTGCCAGATGTTACTCCGGCGTAGTGCTAGGCATCCCTCCTGCTGggccctcccaccccacacCATTCACTCTTCAGCCCGCTTCCCCCTCGAAGAAGGCGTGCGGGGGTGGAAATGCAGCGGCGAAGCAGGCCTGGACGAAGACAGAGCTGCACCGTGAGCAGAGTCCAAGGGGTTGACGCTCAGCCTGTCCTGATCCAGATATCGCGGGGTGCCCTCCACTGTTGTCTTCTCGTAGCTGGCGATGCTGATGGGCGGTGGCCGCGCGCGTTTTCCTTCCGGGAGGGTGTACAAGTATGTGGCTCCCAGCACAAGAGCTGTGCCAAACAAGAACTATAGGTATGAAAATGTCAGCAACCATCACTAAACTCGTGTCTTGAGCTGTCTGCACGTACCGATGTTGTAATCTCCAAGTCGAAGAAGAGCACGCTGAAAAGgaagctgatgatgatgctgatgctggtcGCAAAGTTCTTTGCAATGTTGTCTGCGTATTGAATGCAGATGCTCGACAAAATTCCGCCCACCGACTGAAACACAATTGCTGTCCAAACAACCGCATTGTATCCGTCGAAGAAACCATGCCTGGCGATCTCCCGTCCGTCGTTGAAGACGACCCCAACAAACAGCGCGGGGAATAGCGAGTAAAATGACAACTGGATATTCCTCGTCCACACAGAGGCTGGTGTGGTAGAGTCCTTCAGCACCTTCTCGAAGTAAACCCCCGTCAGCCCCGAGACAAGTGCTGCGACCAAAACAGCCGTAACGCCCACCGAGTAGTTCATCGTCGACAACGTAGGTTCCTGGTCCTCTTTGATGCCTTCGTAGG
This window encodes:
- the HFM1 gene encoding ATP-dependent DNA helicase MER3 (EggNog:ENOG503NUTV; SMCOG1122:ATP-dependent RNA helicase; antiSMASH:Cluster_5; COG:A), producing the protein MPGQPSSSPSYRLILGHPASAFYSPSPAANASQHVLQFFLPLSYLPPGHFNTLRNWHTMSRPWRPNRPHVAKRNRVVPVPDDSVRSQDASRDTRHSHNHRCASEMDPRTPDQFRYLNQPTQFDDRLGDAYAIEQDPEYQQIIAGLSRHSAPHMTERHASPPYQNANTPGSFQSQHHPAHNISQPRHHLSQRQPLASYSVSPVLEPSARSWSHANYSPPPGSTTHTQPYHTSFATTTATQPDITHFQPLPTPSTTREHVPSQRQGTAPVVRGIRLVNLREALPDKFRALFPFEFFNAVQSKCFEAVYKTNNNVVVSAPTGSGKTAILELAICKLALDRGHENFKIVYQAPTKALCAEKARDWEKKFGHMKLKCAELTGDTSQAEMRRVGDASIIVTTPEKWDSITRKWQDHRRLLQLVELFLIDEVHILKDVRGATLEAVVSRMKTIGTNVRFIALSATVPNSDDIAQWLGRDHTNQHLPALRETFGEEFRPVKLQKFVYGYECNGNEFILDKLLDSKLPNLIARHSQQKPILVFCFTRKSCESTASLLAEYAAARPNAKLWPAPKGRIPVISRELQELVKLGVAFHHAGLDVQDRGAVEQSFLKGELGVICCTSTLAVGINLPCHTVVLKGTMGYADDKLQECSDLEVMQMLGRAGRPQFDDSATAIILTKAGNKARYEKMVSGQEILESTLHLNLIEHLNSEIGLGTIHDLASAKKWLSGTFLSVRLRRNPSFYHLTGSNCNPSQIDAKLEEICERDIKQLQEAQCVTDNETFKSTYYGRAMSKYMVEFSTMKMLLQIPKAVKMGALLTILSQASEFKEFRFKPAERPLFREMNQSPLIVYPIKEAVTQTWHKISLMVQAHLGSVQYPDSADAAKARRQLVLERKIVFERLNRLVHAVIDCKGNDYDAIGMKNALELARALAAESWEGRVTQLTQVPSIGPVGMRKLASKGIRTVLELADMDSVDIERLMARQTPFGMTIKSSLEKFPRLSFDLELVSHKSQPRPTGATVGVEIRANLRYLNRLGPPYWKKKTPDINFLAETTSGTLSFFWRGSMRKLEVSKETGYELKFWVGLQNVDDDIVCHFTCEEIVGTMISKTLKHNIPASAFPKQAAFSTVPLSWAPPATAKFTQPRTIDGSNDADQMDELDDGGIDDSDFILAAEQAAARLALRPQSSFTTQSIQAPRFMMEGQKDAQADQYPGIHELVEMAQEEGSSQPESDTSPPVQLPSGKWQCNHNCAGGTLTKTGKPCTHRCCKEGLDKPRKRAPPKPKVKRTAEEAWDGSKTSPQAAGDRKRPKIESVSRPGATQQAPGVRPPVRSAAVDWNAYGFTEEDLECIDLSSYTDDEGDSATIKAEQNVITKSKPQRANEVRTAAQPPRHSETDDEADLPSLDELCAANTSVIRKTPGAAWPRFQMPFTNPTAFRPGASDVVLFEGIAKKFEISNTCKDLNSDEGDTPYPSSSPMFVYQESPASSNMSTNETMAVTRENQMKEEVQSGRTSWPDGLPDWVKVDSNREIVDFFGPCVTYV
- a CDS encoding hypothetical protein (COG:S; EggNog:ENOG50; antiSMASH:Cluster_5) gives rise to the protein MADARGIEIGLVGDQEKGTASWRFSFFQNSFVRRNGIWQFLNVTIAPLVVANYSDGWGHGGVMPASTVDPVLLDYTTRGTNKPIAQTATADSLEELSRRLSRSYGYEGAESISNAYGFYIDFIDGAACSLMAAIHHPYANKESPFAGFYHTRQRVLEACTQAYGTSARPTRSAISFHWRPQPVIHVSQDGRSASLRARLLQPATDKTAGTIRGGMYHDQMVLDENGSWKLWSLTIDEFYWTMNSWKEGWGGVEVRDKDAPDQPPPRDLVRQYPPDLWLNEMEGEREVGFMGGRERYVSWPEIQRMWFGYRNPVSGGVPENGSYWPGCVPCYQHKPEWGMTKHGWQEPPTGPTLVRAMFAPGNGSSDDGTFISVSVTPGPGEVVEGVVRLVGEQVELEYVLTEKDEGRVTFELPRNLSGGFHLLEATFSGSNRLKPGRDTIDLTLPGGPGSRLGD
- the gms1_1 gene encoding UDP-galactose transporter Gms1 (EggNog:ENOG503NW7T; COG:G); amino-acid sequence: MALPTAAPQSGPSLLGLPMKQASLITLTFQNSALILIMHYSRVMAPPGDHRYFASTAVLLNELLKLAMSLTFAIYEVSRSLAPQTPATVLLEQVYHSVFSGDGWKLAIPAVLYTLENTLQYVALGNLDAVHFQVLFQLKIITTAVFMVVLLGRTLGARRWLSLVILTMGVSVVSLPSASSPDLSGDIHDFSDHFFPRSVHELGQFAGGVVEAARELTKRGVTGLVGELTRRSATYEGIKEDQEPTLSTMNYSVGVTAVLVAALVSGLTGVYFEKVLKDSTTPASVWTRNIQLSFYSLFPALFVGVVFNDGREIARHGFFDGYNAVVWTAIVFQSVGGILSSICIQYADNIAKNFATSISIIISFLFSVLFFDLEITTSFLFGTALVLGATYLYTLPEGKRARPPPISIASYEKTTVEGTPRYLDQDRLSVNPLDSAHGAALSSSRPASPLHFHPRTPSSRGKRAEE